TTATTTAATATTACATTGTGTGCATGCATTTTATATGCTGGCTCGAAGCTTTTTGGCATTTTCTCTTTTAATGCAATGCTGGGGACTTCATAACCAAAACCTAGTCCTTTTAATGGAGAGGTAAATGTCGACTTTATATAGAAAGGCCATATTAATTCTACTCTCGGATCGTTTTTGATCGCGGTGATACTATTGTTAATAGAAAAGTTATTGTCGTTTCTGATGTTTATTGATAGTGCGCTACCTAGTAACATTAGCATTATTAAGAGGCAGCTTAGTATTTTGCTTTTTTTATAAGTTTTTAAAGTAATGGTCATGCTAATAATTATTGCTATAATGATCATCGCCATGCGGTTTTGAATTAGATAGGCCGTATACAAGCTAAGAACTATGAGTATGATGTTACATGCTTTTAACAGCACATGCTGCGGGATAAAGAACAAAGAGTAAAGTAAAATTGTTAAGGATATAGTTATAAGCGTAGATGTATCCCCTACTAGTTGGTAGTACTGGGTTAATGGAGGGTAAAAGCTGAGTTTGAAATTTATTGCAAGAAGTAATGCCAGTATGTAGCCTGTAAATAAACTTATGATGATCGCTGCTCGAGTTCTTTTGTTTATATATAAAATAGGTATTATTAAAAAAGTTAAAAAGGGGTAAATTAATTCTTTTTTTATGGATGACAAAGAACGCTCTATATCAGCAGACCAAAATGTGGAAAGTAGAGCGATTATAATAAATGCTATCCAAATTGAAGTTTCAGATTTAAATTTAAAGATGTTTTTATATTTGTTTACATTGATTACTAATAATAAAGCTAGAGATGAAATTGACGCTCCTTGCGTATCACGCATGAATAAGGTGATTGTAAATATACTGCAAAAAAATATATTTAAATATAGTAATACAGTTGTTTTTATATTTCTTTTGGTTATGTGCATTTTTTATTTAAGGGCTCTGACTTTTGCGTATTTTATAAATGAATTAAAGCAACCAATGCAAATATGAACCAGTCCTGGAACGCCATCCCTAAATCCTTGGCGAACTAAATAAAACTTAATAAACCTTATAAGTGGGCTCATGATAAGCTTAGTACTGCTTATGTTTTTATTATTCTTGGTTAAAATGTCGGCTTGAATGCTTGTATATTTATTTTGCTTTTCAATATACTGGTGTAAGGTTTCTTGAGAGTAATGCAATATATCATTTTGTAATGATTTGATAGGAGCGTTACATATTACCTTCTCATGTACGGAGTCTTCGCTCCAAAAAGCTTGTTGACGATCAAATAATCGTAAGCTCATGTCGGGATAACCCTCGCCATGGCGAAGCCAGCGGCCCATAAAGCGATTGCAGCGAGGCATTTGGCATGCTGCTGCATTGGGTTCCTGCATGAAATCTTGAATTTCTTTGGCTAATTCGGGGCTGATTCGTTCATCTGCATCCAGGCATAATACCCAGTTATTTGTTGCCTGTTCGACAGCGAACTGTTTTTGTTGTCCGTAACCAAGCCAGCTTTGATTGATGACTTTTGCTCCAAGTTTGAAGGCTAGCTCGGTCGTCGTGTCTGTGCTGCCAGAGTCGACAACGATAATCTCATCACAAAAGGATAGTGAAGAGATACAGTCTGCAATATTATTGGCTTCGTTAAGGGTAATGATGACCGCTGAAAGATATGTGGCCAAAGCCGACTCCAGTATGAGTATCTAGGCTTTTCAGTTTCATGCCTAGCTTGGCGCGCCTGAAAATCAAACCCAGGATTGTACATTAAAGTCGTGTTGCATCCCAGATTTGTGCTGAGATATATCAAGCTTACTGAGTTTACGATGTAATGATGATTGGTGAGAAGTGATAGATGTACAGAACAAGCGGAGTTGCTAAAATAGCACGTTGTTTTGTAGGTCTTTATTGGATCTATAGTTAGGGCTTTTGAGTATTTATGAAACTATCAGTATGTATTTTGACGTTCAATAGTGACCAGACGCTCGGGCAGTTGCTGGCTCAGGTAATGAAGCTTGAGCAGGAAGTAATCGTTGTTGATTCTGGTAGTTCAGATAAAACGCTTGAAATTCTTGCAGGCTACGAAGATCGTATACATGTGTCTTGCCGTCCCTATAAATGTCATTCTGATCAGATGAATCATGCAACTTCTCTGGCAAGTAATGACTGGGTGTTATGTCTGGATAGCGATGAGTTGCCGAGCGATAGTTTTATCAAAGCTGTACAAAACATAATTGAAGATCCTGGCCAGTACCCGAGGGGCCGGGTTGGACGTATTCGCCGTAACTGGTTTGTTTTGGGGAAGAAAGTGCATGCGATGTACCCCTGTTCAAGCCCTGATTTCGTAGTGCGTTTATATGATCGAACTATCTGTCGCTTTAACGATAGTGTTGTAGATGACAAAGTCATTGGCTTTGATGAAGATTTTGTTATTGAAGGTTGGGTAGATCATCATACTTTTGAAACTGAGGCTGCAATGGCGCGTAAATTGGACGCTTATGTACGGCGAGTGAAGGCGAATGGAAATGAACGGAGGTCGTGGCTGAAGGCAGCAGGAAGTGCGACAGCTGCTTTCTGGAAATGGTATTTCGTGAAAAAAGCATTTCTGGATGGTGGTGTTGGTTTAAAAACAGCTAAATATGCTGCACGGTATTCATTTCTAAAATACCGTGCCTGATTGTCTCTGTCATTGATGGTTAGCAGTTGTTAGCTTTATACAGTTTCTGATTACCGTCAGGCTGTGTCTTGAAGCGTTTATGTACCCACATATATTGGGAAGGCGCTCTGCGTACGCAGGATTCTATTGCGTAATTAATTATTGCAGCATCCTTGGTCTCATCTCCAGATGGAAAGTTTTCGACGGTTTTGACTTCCAGTGTATAGCCGCTGTTGTCAGCGTTCCGCTGACAGCAGAGTAAAACTAAAGGTGAGCCGTTTAGCTTAGCCATCTTGCTGGTAGCTGTAATTGTACAGGCGGTCTGACCAAAATAAGGGACGAAAACTGAGCCTTTTGCGCCCAGGTCCTGGTCCGGGGCATACCAGATACAATTGTTTTTTCGCATGTGTCGTAGCATTTGGCGGGTTTTATCACGATCCAGTGGTTCGCTAAAGCGGCTGCGGTGCCTGCAAAAAAACCAGTCCATCAATGGATTGTTGTGGCGGCGATACAGAGTGCTGACGGGAACGTCATAGAATGAAAACAGTAAGCCACATAGGTCAATCATAGAATAGTGGCCACCCATCAAAATGACGCCATTACCTGCTTCACGGGCAGTGTGTAATATTTCAGCGCCTTTCAGGGTGGTTATGCTGCGAAAGAAGTTTTTATTGCCCCAGTAAGCCCAGGTCATCTCTACCAGGCCGCGGCCATTATTATGGAAGACTTCTTTGACCATTGCTTGCTGCTGTTTAGGCTCAAGCTCTGGAAAGCACAGACGGATATTTACTTCTGTAACCCGGCGTCGTTTCGGCATTGAGAAATAAAGTAGATTACCGAGTTGTTTTCCGAACCACAGGCCTGATTTGAATGGCAGAAAAGCCATAAATCTGAGTAGCGCTAATCCTAACCAGATAATCCAGTATCGAGGTGCTAAAAAATCCTGCCAATGCGCGTCTTTATTGCCCACAAGTTATCCAGATGTTGTAAAATCGCTCATTATAAAGTTCAGCGTTGGCGAACACTAGCGCCATCGTCTTTTCGTGACTATCCAGAGTTATATGCATTTTGAAGAAAGAAAGCAGCTTAGATACCTATTTTCGCCTGTTGGCTTACTTAAAGCCTCATTGGCCCGCTTTTGCTTTAAGCGTTGTTGGCTTTTTTATTTTTGCAGGCAGTCAGACGGCTTCTGCTAAATGGTTGGAAATGTTCGTTGATTCCATTGAAAAAGGTCAATATGACAACCGTACCTTGTTGGCATTAGGGATTATCAGTATTTTCTTTGTCCGTGGTGTTGGTACGTTTTTAGGTAATTACGGAATATCTTATGTGGCCCGCTTTGTTGTGCATTATTTACGGATAGATTTATTTGACCGGTTAATGGTTTTACCCAGTGAATTTTATCATAAGCATTCGTCCAGCGAGCTGTTAGCTCGTTTGACATACAATGTAGAGCAGGTGACCGGAGCTGCAACCGATGCGTTGAAAGTAGCTATTCGTGAAGGTCTGACGGTAGTTGGACTGTTTGGCTATATGTTGTATCTGAACTGGAAGCTGACATTGCTATTTCTGGTAATAGGGCCTGTCGTTGGGGCTGTAGTCGCTTTTGCTTCAAAGCGAATGAGGCGGATAAGTAAGAATGTTCAGGGCACTGTCGGAGATATTACTGCTTCTGCAGCTGAGGCGATTAAAGGCTTTCAGGTCGTCAGAGTATTCGGTGGAATAGAGTCGGAAACAAAACGTTTTGAGCAGGCCAGTCAACGTAACCGTCAGCAATATATGAAGATGGTCGTAACTCAGTCGATTACAACACCTATCGTTCAAATGCTGGTTGCTGGTGTTATTGCTGTACTGACTTTTTTGGCAATGGAGCCCAGCTTGGTACAACAAATGTCGACAGGTGAGTTCATAGCTTTCATTTCGGCAGCATCCCTGATGGCAAAGCCTATTCGCCAGTTGACTGAAATTAATGCGACAATTCAGAAAGGACTGGCAGCAGCGCAAAGTCTGTTTGAAATAATTGATACCGATGCTGAGCGGGATGTTGGCACAGAATCTGTTTCACGTATACGGGGGCAGTTAACGTTTAAAGATTTAAGTTTCCGTTACCCTCAGGCTGAGAAACTAACACTACGTAATATATCTATGAATGTTCAGCCGGGCGAAACGGTTGCTTTAGTGGGTAAATCCGGTAGCGGAAAAACGTCATTAGCAAACCTGTTACCACGTTTTTATGATCACTTGGATGGTGAACTGCTAATAGATGGAATGCCTATAGAGTGTATTGGTCTGCTTGATCTGCGACGACAAATTGCGTTGGTGAATCAGCAGGTTGTACTGTTTGATGGCACGATTGCTGAAAATATAGCCTACGGAGCCTTGGCGCAAGCTTCTGAGGATGCTGTTTTGGCAGCCGCCGAAGCTGCACATGTGATGGAGTTTGTTAGACATTTGCCTGATGGCTTAGAAACGGTTGTCGGTGAAAATGGCATGCTGCTATCTGGTGGTCAGCGACAGCGTATTGCGATTGCCAGAGCAATTCTTAAAGATGCTCCCATCTTGATTTTAGACGAAGCAACATCCGCACTTGATACTCAGTCAGAGCGGCATATTCAGGACGCTCTGGAGAATGTCATGCGGGGCAGGACAACTCTGGTCATTGCGCATCGTTTATCCACTATTGAGACGGCTGACCGGATTTTAGTTATGGATGATGGTCAGATTATTGAGCAGGGCTCTCATCGGGAACTGTTGGCGCAGCAAGGAGTCTATGCGGGATTACATCGTTTGCAGTTTAGTGAGCAGCAATCAATTGCGATAGAAAGCCATTCTGAGCAGATTACACAGGAAAAAGATTCATGAAATTTGTAATGCCACGTTTTGATAAGGCACAGGTATTAGTTATTGGTGATCTGATGCTGGATAGATACTGGCATGGACCTACGTCACGGATTTCTCCTGAAGCACCTGTACCAGTTGTAAAAGTAGAACAAAGAGAAGACAGGCCAGGTGGTGCAGCCAACGTCGCACTGAATATTTCTGCTTTAGGTGCTGGTGTATCACTTATTGGTTTGGTTGGCGAAGATGAAGCTGGCAGCGCTTTGGAAACTCAGTTAGCGTCTGCCCGAGTTAACTGTCAGTTCTGTACCAGCAATGATGAACCAACCATTACCAAGCTAAGGGTAATGAGTCGCCACCAACAATTGATTCGCCTGGATTTTGAAGAGCGTTTTGCGGCTGATTACAGTGCTGATTTACAGCAGCAGGCTGAGGCATTATTACCTAATGTTGGTGTGATGATTCTGTCTGATTATGACAAAGGCACGCTGAGTGATCCGCAGGCTTTGATTGCTCAGGCCCGTATGGCTGGTGTGCCGGTATTGGTCGATCCTAAAGGCAGCAATTTTGAACGTTATCGTGGTGCAACTTTATTGACGCCTAATCTAAGCGAGTTTGAAGGGGTAGTTGGTGTCTGTCAGTCTGAGCAGGAATTAGTGGCTAAGGCTCAGCAGTTAATTGAACAGCTGGAACTAGAAGCTCTTTTAGTCACCCGAAGCGAGCAGGGTATGACACTGATCCGTGCTGATCAGAATGAAGTGCACTTTCCGGCGCGTGCCCGTGAAGTATTTGATGTGACTGGCGCCGGAGATACGGTAATTTCAACGTTGGCCAGTGCTTTGGCTGCCGGTGAGCCGCTTGATGCTGCTACCGGTTTAGCGAATATAGCCGCAAGTATTGTGGTTGGTAAGCTGGGTACTGCTGCTATCAGCGCCCCTGAATTGCGGCGGACAGTAAACCGGGAGCTGGGAGCTGAACGGGGTGTCGTGAGCGATGAACAGTTGTTAATTGCTTTAGATGATGCTCGCGCCAGTGGTGAAAAGATTGTTTTTACCAATGGTTGTTTTGATATTTTACATGCTGGCCATGTGGGCTATTTGAAGCATGCCCGGGCGCAAGGTGATCGTTTGGTGCTTGCTATTAATGATGACGAATCAGTCAAGCGTCTGAAAGGTGAGGGGCGGCCTATTAATCCTGTAGAACGTCGTAAAACTGTACTGGCAGGACTTGAGGCGGTCGACTGGGTTGTTAGCTTTAATGAAGATACACCTGAGCGCCTATTAGAACAAGTACGTCCTGATGTGCTTGTGAAAGGTGGCGATTACGGTATTGAAGGTGTTGTTGGCGGTGAATTTGTTAGCAGCTATGGCGGTGAAGTCAAAGTACTATCATTCCTGGATAACTGTTCTACGACGGCTATTGTAGAAAAAATTCAGTCTAAAGACTGACGTCTTTGCATTGTCTGGCAAAAACTTCACTTAAACGTGTGTTGGCGGGAGTGGGGTGTCGCTGATAGCTCCCGTCAGTGTACTTGCCCAGTTCATGGATCTGCTGGTTATGCAATTTAGCCAGCCAGAGTTCATCATTTAAAACGACATCTAGCTGTTTAGTTGTCTGGTTAAATTCTTCTTCTGCATGTAATAGTGATAAATGTGTTTTCGGTATTCGGGTAATTTCTAAAGGATACACCAGTTGTGCTGAGCAAGTATGGCTGTGGATATAGAGCATAGGGTTGCCGGGAAGCCGTTGTTTATTCATGTAAATATTAGTTTGTGGCAGGTGTAGTGGATTCCAGGGGCTGCTCCGCAATTCTAGTGATACTTCGTCGCAGTAATTCAGTTCACTATAAGGCGGTGCCAGTAAGTCGTTATTGAGACGGCAGCGGGCGAAAACCGGGCTATTTTCAAGTAAACACTCTTCTGCTATTTCCTGTGCCAGTGTCAGGTAAGGATTATGCAATTGTTCTTCAGGTATATATCCCGATGGAAGCTTTAGTTGCCAGTGGTCGTCTTTAAATTGTCGAACTAGAATTAGATAGTCGGTATCTTGATGTTTGAGGTGTAATTGTGCAGAAACACCCAGGTTTGCATAGGTGCCGGGGATTGTGCTGTCACAGTGCTTACGACGTGCCTGCAGAGTTTGAAAATTGATGAGCTCGCCGTATGGCGTTATGTTAATACCCTGAAGATAAGGGCTCAGTTTTATTGAACGGGTATGAAAGAGCCGGGGATCTTTGTGAGTAATGATCATAGCTGGCTCTCCTGAGTATCTAAAATGCGTCAGTCAGATATTTATACCATGGTTTCTATCGCACGCTTGACGGCCGCAACATTTTTTTGCAAATGATCCGGGTTGATTGTACCTACTATGGCGCTGTGAACACCTGGATGTCGAAATATGAAGTTGAAGCTTGCTAGTACAGGGTCTTCGCCTTCGTTTAGGCACAAGTGTCCAGAGGCAAGAGCTTTTTTGATCAGAATCCCTTTGTGATGTTGATGCGCATAGTCCAGTACAGCGGCTTCTTCGGGTTGGTTCAGGTTGTAAGTCACCATGGCGCAGTCTGAGCGTTTCAGGGTTTCAATGCCCCCTTCAACGGTTTTTCCTGACATGCCGCCTGCGCGAATTTTACCTTCGGCTTTCAAATCGTTCAGAACGTCCAGTGCTCCAAATTCATTGATGATTTGCATATCGTTACCATCGGAATGAATCAGAACAATATCTATATAGTCTGTTTCCAAACGGCGTAAGCTGCGTTCGACACTGCTGCGGATGTGCTCAGGTGTGAAAATATATGAGGACTCACCGGTGGCAGAATCAAATTCTTCGCCAGCTTTACTGCAGATCACCCATTTCGCTCGCTGTCCGCGAAGTAATGGGCCGAGTCGTGTTTCGCTGTTGCCGTATGCAGGGGCAGTATCAATCAGGTTAATACCCAGGTCCTGACATAGTGCTAGCAGCTCGGAAACCTGATGGTCATCAGGAATCTTGAAACCATTAGGGTATTTAACGCCCTGGTCCCGGCCAATTTTCACAGTGCCTAAACCAACAGGGCTAATCTGGATATCAGTACCGGCCAGTGTGGTTTTAATCAAAATAAAGTCTCCCATACAGGTTCTGCCACCTGTGCGCCAGGCAGCTGTATATCAGTACTGGCAGTGATGGGTTTGACGCCTTGCTCATCCAGTAATTTGAGGATTTGATCGCTCATATCCGGTGCCAGAGCCAGTTTTGTAGGCCAGCCAATGATGCCGTTATTTACTGCTTGTGCGAAGGCGCTGTCAGGTCGAGTAAGAGCTGACTGTTTTGGTTCTGCGCGATCGATGCGCAAGGTTGCCCAACGGGCATTAGGTAATTCAATCCAGGGAAGTAAATCCTGTAGCAGTTTTTTTGCATGAATGATCTGTTCTTCAGCAGAGCGTTGAACGCCTGTCTCAGCTAAGTCGCCACCAAGATACCAGGCCTGTTCGCCATTGGTGGTTGGATGACTTGTAATCGTTACCAGTGGTTTGCTGCCAGCACCTATACAATGGGCAAAAACGGGTAAGTTAGCGCTATGCCTGACGACAACCATGTGTAATGGGCGACGTTGCATTTCTGGTTGAGGAATTTTCCATTGTTGCAAAAGTTGTTCGCTGCCTTCTCCTGCCGTCAGAATATAGCGTTGTGCCGTTAGACGTAATTTCTTGTCAGGCAGCTCTATCGCTTCTACTTCGCCGTTGTGACTGATAATTCTTAAGTCATCTCTAGAGACTTTAAATACCCGTTTAGCGTATGGCTTGCTGAGTGCACTGATAACGCTGGGTACATTGAGCACCAATTCGTTTAGTTTATAGAGGCTGCCGCGAAATTTTTTGTGTTGAAAGACTTCAGGCCGATCCTCAGGACTAATGTCATCAACCCTGCCTTTCAGTGCTTTACTGGCAAAGAAGGTAGTCATTTTTGAAGCTAAAGAGCCTTTAGACCAGAGGTAGTGAGCTTTAGATAGAATCTCAGCCTGACTCAGGTCTATTTCGCCATTACCCTGAAGGCATTGGTGCCAGCGCTTTGGCATGTCAGCAATGGCATTTGCGGCCTGGGTCAGTGCTCCGTTGAGCGCATATTTCGTGCCGCCATGAATAATACCCTGAGAGCGAATGCTTTGGCCTCCGCCGAGCTCATCCGATTCCAGCAAAATAACGTTATAGCCTTGCTGTTGCAGGCGGTTTAATAACCAGAGGCCGGCGATACCGCCGCCAAGAATGATCAGGTCTGAGTTTATGGTCTGCATGATACCGCTTAATTAAAGTCTGTTATGGCTGTGATTATATCTGCTTTTTAGTAGCTGAAGGTAGATAAGCGTAGTTGGAGTACGCTGTTTAATTCTTTCGGGGCTGCTAGAATCAGACCTCTTTTTTTAACTTCAGTTGCATCTGGGTGAGGCCTGTCCGAGTTTATGTTCCGTATTTTATATAGTCTGATCCTTTACCTGCTTACGCCGGTTATTCTGTTGCGTCTTTGGCGTCGGGGACGTCAGGCGCCTGCATACAGGCAGCGCTGGGCTGAACGTTTCGGTTTTTATTCGAAAGAGACTATTGTTCCCGAAGCACCTTTATGGATTCACAGTGTGTCAGTGGGTGAAACCATCGCAATAGCGCCTTTTGTGGAACACCTGTTATCTGAGTATCCTCACACTCCTGTTTTGATGACGACGATGACACCAACTGGCAGTGAAAGAGTTGTTTCTATGTTTGGTGATCGTGTTACACACGTTTATTGTCCTTATGATTTGCCGGATACGCTGCGACGCTTTCATCGTTTTTTTAAACCGCGGGCCTGTGTGATAGTGGAAACAGAGCTCTGGCCTAATCTGATTCATAGCTGCGCAAACAATAATGTGCCTGTTTTAGTCGCTAATGCACGTTTGTCTGCTCGGTCAGCCAGAGGCTATCAACGCTTTAGTTGGTTAACCCGGCCAATGCTGGAGGCAGTGACGACCATTGCCGCTCAGAACCCGGTCGACGGTGAGCGTTTTATATCTCTTGGTTTGGCAAAAGATAAGTTAAAAATAACAGGAAGTATTAAGTTTGATATTGAACTTGATCAGGACAAACTCTCTTTAGGAGAGAGGTTGCGTTTGCAGTGGGGTGAGCAACGACCTGTATGGGTAGCCGCCAGTACCCATGATGATGAGCACCGTCAGATTCTTGCCATACATAAGGCATTGTTGGAACAGTTTCCGACCTTAGTGCTTGT
The DNA window shown above is from Aliamphritea ceti and carries:
- a CDS encoding aldo/keto reductase, with the protein product MGDFILIKTTLAGTDIQISPVGLGTVKIGRDQGVKYPNGFKIPDDHQVSELLALCQDLGINLIDTAPAYGNSETRLGPLLRGQRAKWVICSKAGEEFDSATGESSYIFTPEHIRSSVERSLRRLETDYIDIVLIHSDGNDMQIINEFGALDVLNDLKAEGKIRAGGMSGKTVEGGIETLKRSDCAMVTYNLNQPEEAAVLDYAHQHHKGILIKKALASGHLCLNEGEDPVLASFNFIFRHPGVHSAIVGTINPDHLQKNVAAVKRAIETMV
- a CDS encoding FAD-dependent oxidoreductase codes for the protein MQTINSDLIILGGGIAGLWLLNRLQQQGYNVILLESDELGGGQSIRSQGIIHGGTKYALNGALTQAANAIADMPKRWHQCLQGNGEIDLSQAEILSKAHYLWSKGSLASKMTTFFASKALKGRVDDISPEDRPEVFQHKKFRGSLYKLNELVLNVPSVISALSKPYAKRVFKVSRDDLRIISHNGEVEAIELPDKKLRLTAQRYILTAGEGSEQLLQQWKIPQPEMQRRPLHMVVVRHSANLPVFAHCIGAGSKPLVTITSHPTTNGEQAWYLGGDLAETGVQRSAEEQIIHAKKLLQDLLPWIELPNARWATLRIDRAEPKQSALTRPDSAFAQAVNNGIIGWPTKLALAPDMSDQILKLLDEQGVKPITASTDIQLPGAQVAEPVWETLF
- a CDS encoding glycosyltransferase family 2 protein; translated protein: MATYLSAVIITLNEANNIADCISSLSFCDEIIVVDSGSTDTTTELAFKLGAKVINQSWLGYGQQKQFAVEQATNNWVLCLDADERISPELAKEIQDFMQEPNAAACQMPRCNRFMGRWLRHGEGYPDMSLRLFDRQQAFWSEDSVHEKVICNAPIKSLQNDILHYSQETLHQYIEKQNKYTSIQADILTKNNKNISSTKLIMSPLIRFIKFYLVRQGFRDGVPGLVHICIGCFNSFIKYAKVRALK
- the msbA gene encoding lipid A export permease/ATP-binding protein MsbA, with the translated sequence MKKESSLDTYFRLLAYLKPHWPAFALSVVGFFIFAGSQTASAKWLEMFVDSIEKGQYDNRTLLALGIISIFFVRGVGTFLGNYGISYVARFVVHYLRIDLFDRLMVLPSEFYHKHSSSELLARLTYNVEQVTGAATDALKVAIREGLTVVGLFGYMLYLNWKLTLLFLVIGPVVGAVVAFASKRMRRISKNVQGTVGDITASAAEAIKGFQVVRVFGGIESETKRFEQASQRNRQQYMKMVVTQSITTPIVQMLVAGVIAVLTFLAMEPSLVQQMSTGEFIAFISAASLMAKPIRQLTEINATIQKGLAAAQSLFEIIDTDAERDVGTESVSRIRGQLTFKDLSFRYPQAEKLTLRNISMNVQPGETVALVGKSGSGKTSLANLLPRFYDHLDGELLIDGMPIECIGLLDLRRQIALVNQQVVLFDGTIAENIAYGALAQASEDAVLAAAEAAHVMEFVRHLPDGLETVVGENGMLLSGGQRQRIAIARAILKDAPILILDEATSALDTQSERHIQDALENVMRGRTTLVIAHRLSTIETADRILVMDDGQIIEQGSHRELLAQQGVYAGLHRLQFSEQQSIAIESHSEQITQEKDS
- the hldE gene encoding bifunctional D-glycero-beta-D-manno-heptose-7-phosphate kinase/D-glycero-beta-D-manno-heptose 1-phosphate adenylyltransferase HldE, which translates into the protein MKFVMPRFDKAQVLVIGDLMLDRYWHGPTSRISPEAPVPVVKVEQREDRPGGAANVALNISALGAGVSLIGLVGEDEAGSALETQLASARVNCQFCTSNDEPTITKLRVMSRHQQLIRLDFEERFAADYSADLQQQAEALLPNVGVMILSDYDKGTLSDPQALIAQARMAGVPVLVDPKGSNFERYRGATLLTPNLSEFEGVVGVCQSEQELVAKAQQLIEQLELEALLVTRSEQGMTLIRADQNEVHFPARAREVFDVTGAGDTVISTLASALAAGEPLDAATGLANIAASIVVGKLGTAAISAPELRRTVNRELGAERGVVSDEQLLIALDDARASGEKIVFTNGCFDILHAGHVGYLKHARAQGDRLVLAINDDESVKRLKGEGRPINPVERRKTVLAGLEAVDWVVSFNEDTPERLLEQVRPDVLVKGGDYGIEGVVGGEFVSSYGGEVKVLSFLDNCSTTAIVEKIQSKD
- the waaA gene encoding lipid IV(A) 3-deoxy-D-manno-octulosonic acid transferase, which codes for MFRILYSLILYLLTPVILLRLWRRGRQAPAYRQRWAERFGFYSKETIVPEAPLWIHSVSVGETIAIAPFVEHLLSEYPHTPVLMTTMTPTGSERVVSMFGDRVTHVYCPYDLPDTLRRFHRFFKPRACVIVETELWPNLIHSCANNNVPVLVANARLSARSARGYQRFSWLTRPMLEAVTTIAAQNPVDGERFISLGLAKDKLKITGSIKFDIELDQDKLSLGERLRLQWGEQRPVWVAASTHDDEHRQILAIHKALLEQFPTLVLVLVPRHPEQFSIAGDLAKETGLKVCRRSTGEETDTGTQVFIGDTLGEMLGFCAAADIVFVGGSLIERGGHNPLEPALLSRPVLVGPYYFNFQQITDQLEAAGALDVLPDETALQKRLSELLSDLPQAQEMGANGKAYLDENRGALARLLALVTAL
- a CDS encoding glycosyltransferase family 2 protein, encoding MKLSVCILTFNSDQTLGQLLAQVMKLEQEVIVVDSGSSDKTLEILAGYEDRIHVSCRPYKCHSDQMNHATSLASNDWVLCLDSDELPSDSFIKAVQNIIEDPGQYPRGRVGRIRRNWFVLGKKVHAMYPCSSPDFVVRLYDRTICRFNDSVVDDKVIGFDEDFVIEGWVDHHTFETEAAMARKLDAYVRRVKANGNERRSWLKAAGSATAAFWKWYFVKKAFLDGGVGLKTAKYAARYSFLKYRA
- a CDS encoding lysophospholipid acyltransferase family protein; amino-acid sequence: MGNKDAHWQDFLAPRYWIIWLGLALLRFMAFLPFKSGLWFGKQLGNLLYFSMPKRRRVTEVNIRLCFPELEPKQQQAMVKEVFHNNGRGLVEMTWAYWGNKNFFRSITTLKGAEILHTAREAGNGVILMGGHYSMIDLCGLLFSFYDVPVSTLYRRHNNPLMDWFFCRHRSRFSEPLDRDKTRQMLRHMRKNNCIWYAPDQDLGAKGSVFVPYFGQTACTITATSKMAKLNGSPLVLLCCQRNADNSGYTLEVKTVENFPSGDETKDAAIINYAIESCVRRAPSQYMWVHKRFKTQPDGNQKLYKANNC
- a CDS encoding O-antigen ligase family protein, producing MRDTQGASISSLALLLVINVNKYKNIFKFKSETSIWIAFIIIALLSTFWSADIERSLSSIKKELIYPFLTFLIIPILYINKRTRAAIIISLFTGYILALLLAINFKLSFYPPLTQYYQLVGDTSTLITISLTILLYSLFFIPQHVLLKACNIILIVLSLYTAYLIQNRMAMIIIAIIISMTITLKTYKKSKILSCLLIMLMLLGSALSINIRNDNNFSINNSITAIKNDPRVELIWPFYIKSTFTSPLKGLGFGYEVPSIALKEKMPKSFEPAYKMHAHNVILNKTLQIGFIGIFFFLLLYLIPCKRFYQATKNTETIHAGIIGISITTAFFLKSMTDDFFIRNNIIIFWILIGLLIANITQNKETSIQDKHCT